One Algibacter sp. L3A6 genomic region harbors:
- the pyk gene encoding pyruvate kinase, translating to MATRKKTKIVATLGPATSTKEVLKGMLEEGVNVFRINFSHADYKDVAERITMIRELNEEFGFTAAILADLQGPKLRVGVMEEDVVVNPGDEIIFATGERFVGNKERVYMTYDRFPQDAKPGERILLDDGKLLFTVVSTNGKNEVLAKVVQGGPLKSKKGVNLPNTNISQPALTEKDIEDAIFAIGQDVDWMALSFVRHAEDLMQLRDLIAKHGTHKIPIIAKIEKPEAVENIDKIVTHCDGIMVARGDLGVEVPAEEVPLIQKQLVLRAKKARIPVIIATQMMETMIDSLTPTRAEVNDVANSVMDGADAVMLSGETSVGKYPVEVIRQMSNILKNVEDSDLIQVPQLPPHIRTNRYITKSICYHAALMANEIDASAISTLTNSGYTAFQISAWRPSCHILVFTSNKRILTRLSLLWGVRAFYYDKFVSTDETIEDVNAIACKQGYLEVGDMLVSLAAMPIQDKGMVNTLRVSEITTCSL from the coding sequence ATGGCAACAAGAAAAAAAACCAAAATAGTAGCAACTCTAGGACCAGCTACAAGCACAAAAGAAGTATTAAAAGGCATGCTTGAGGAAGGTGTTAATGTATTTAGAATTAACTTTTCTCATGCCGATTACAAAGATGTGGCCGAGCGTATCACCATGATTCGTGAGTTAAACGAAGAGTTTGGTTTTACTGCTGCTATTTTAGCAGATTTACAAGGTCCAAAACTTCGTGTAGGAGTTATGGAAGAAGATGTTGTTGTAAATCCGGGTGATGAAATTATTTTTGCTACAGGCGAACGTTTTGTTGGAAATAAGGAACGTGTTTACATGACTTATGATAGATTTCCACAAGATGCAAAACCAGGAGAACGTATTCTTTTAGATGATGGAAAATTACTTTTCACAGTAGTTTCTACAAATGGAAAAAACGAGGTTTTAGCCAAAGTTGTTCAAGGTGGACCATTAAAATCTAAAAAAGGTGTAAACCTTCCTAATACAAATATATCTCAGCCTGCACTTACAGAAAAAGATATCGAAGATGCAATTTTTGCTATTGGGCAAGATGTAGATTGGATGGCATTATCTTTTGTGCGTCATGCTGAAGATTTAATGCAGTTACGTGATTTAATTGCTAAACACGGAACGCATAAAATTCCAATTATTGCTAAAATAGAAAAGCCAGAGGCTGTAGAGAATATCGATAAAATTGTTACACATTGTGATGGTATTATGGTAGCTCGTGGTGATCTAGGTGTTGAAGTTCCTGCTGAAGAAGTTCCGTTAATCCAAAAACAATTGGTTTTACGTGCTAAAAAAGCTAGAATTCCAGTAATTATTGCGACGCAAATGATGGAAACTATGATTGATAGTTTAACACCAACAAGAGCTGAAGTAAATGATGTTGCCAATTCTGTTATGGATGGTGCTGATGCTGTAATGCTTTCTGGTGAAACTTCAGTTGGTAAATATCCTGTAGAAGTAATTAGACAGATGAGTAACATTTTAAAGAATGTTGAAGATTCTGATTTAATTCAAGTACCGCAATTACCTCCACATATTAGAACGAACAGATATATTACTAAGTCAATTTGTTATCATGCTGCACTTATGGCAAACGAAATTGATGCAAGTGCTATTTCTACGTTAACAAATAGTGGATATACAGCGTTTCAAATTTCGGCTTGGAGACCATCATGTCATATTTTAGTATTTACATCAAATAAGCGGATATTAACGCGTTTAAGTTTACTTTGGGGTGTTCGTGCTTTTTATTACGATAAGTTTGTTAGCACTGATGAAACTATCGAAGATGTTAATGCTATAGCTTGTAAACAAGGTTACTTAGAAGTTGGAGATATGTTAGTGAGTTTAGCTGCTATGCCAATTCAAGATAAAGGAATGGTTAATACGTTAAGAGTTTCAGAAATTACAACTTGTAGTCTTTAA